In Aspergillus nidulans FGSC A4 chromosome II, the genomic stretch GTTTCGCCTAATGAACGACGCAAGGGCGTCTGGAGGTATTGAAATCAGTCTTAATGGTCTTCTCTTATAATGAACCTTACTGTCGCGATTGATGTTTTCTCTAAGGAGATGCGTCTCGCAGTCAGGGCCGCGAAAGCAGTTGACTTATATATCGTGCTATGGCAGTCAGAGGGTCAAGTGAGTTACAAAATACTTGGGGAGGATCTGCTCAGAAGGGGAGGCTCAGGGCTACCTAGTTTGATGAGATCCTATCGCTAATTGGCACCCTGCATACCCTAGCCCTCGTGACTGTCCCCAGCGTCCGGGCACTAGTTTCTTGTTTCTCCCAATAGCATGTTCGGTTCAAAGGCAAGGTTTGCCATTTCTGGCTCGCTGGTCTTGTCTGCACTGAGTGCTCCTTCAGCCGCAACCGAATGTCTTCCGCCAACAGCCTCCACCATCAGCCTCCTCAGACAAAAGCCTTGCCATAAACAGCAATCACAGGAGCCGCGTAATTTCACCCCAAATAATGACCGGGAACAATATGCTGAGGATGATAATACGCGAAACTGAAAAGTAATTTTCAATCAAGGAATCACCCATGGTGCCCTCTCCAGGGTCCAGGCCCTACGTTGCTGCAAAGATAGGGCTGCCATAGAGCACAAACCCTTTTCACTCGGTCTGTTATCTGACTTTTGTTTACCGGGGAGAAGTTTATAGGGTTGTTGGTATTATATCCGTTTTCCTATCAAGCGAAAGAGGTTTTGTGTTGGTCGCATAGTACAGTATATCCCCAGAAAAGGGCATGTACAGACGTTAGAGTAGAGCCAGGCTTGAGTGTGATAATGGTAGCTCCATATCGGCTAGCGTAGTCAACTATTATCACTTGTAATTCGTGAGAGTGTGATCTGATCCAGAcactagctagatacaggcAACTGAATATATGCAGATGCAACAGGTCGACAAAATTGTGGCATATTAGCTGAGAATTGTGTACGTCAGATATACAGTTTGTCCAGCAGAATATGCCTaccaaagaaaagaaaacaacTACTGTTCGCATGCAGTCatccaccatactactaTCCAGTCAGCATGTAGCCCAACCTCGGATAGAAGTTGGGTAGCTGCCGACTTTGGTAAGATTAAAGTGAGATCGGGTTGGAGTTAGGGAGAAGGGGTCTGAGATCCTAATTCTGGGACTTGTAAGCTTGATGGCTAACTCTCACAATCTAGGGAAAGAAGCAAGGACACAAGGACAGGTATGGTCTTTTTCATGATATCTATACAGGTTATGGGTATTCTCTCTGTAAACTATATTTTTGAATTGCAAGAACACACTTTGAAGCCAAGTGTAAACGTGGAGCTGGTTGGTGGCCTGCCCGCGCTGCCCTCGAAGTATTCCCGGCACTCGACCACTATTGTCCGTCACGATAGTGTCCACCAGGGCTTTGACCATGGAGTCGGCAAGATACGGACGATCCAGGAGCTTTTTGAGTCTCTTTCACTTTCTTTTTCCCGGCTTCTATTCTTACGGTCTGGGCTAGACCATAACAAATCCGCGAGGGGTCCAGTGTTAAAATCAGAACCGCTACACGTTCGGATCGAAGGTCAGAACTGATTTTGCATAATATATCCGAGTTATAGTATATACTCTCCCCATGAAAATGCTGATCTATCTATTTTGGGTTTATACAGCATGTTCTTGGTGTTTGCCAAGCTGCGAGTCACGCAAGCACCCCCCCGGGGTTTGGGCAGAACCCGTGACGGGTAATCCGCGGTTGTATCGTCTAGTTTGAACGGTATACTCTGTCGCTTCCTGTTGTTTTGCGCTGGTGAGACCGGAGTCGTTAGTATGAGAGACGGTCTGCAAATGTACAGACGGGACGGAGCATATCTGAAGGAAGTCTGTTGGGTTTCTGTTAAATCCGGCGGTCTTAATCTAGCAAGCATTGCAGATGCTAATTCACCAGGTGACAAACGAGGCATGTCATATATGGCGTCAGCTTTACTGTATTAACCTTGGAGAATATCGATGTCTGTCTAGGAAGCTTGCTACCAGTATAGAAGGCTCAGGGTCTACCCAactgaagctgcaaactTATAGCCTAAGGCGCCTTGCGCCTTCTTGGATTCAACTACTCCATCAAGGactggcgaggatgatgtagGTTGCCAGAGCTCCGGGTTATCGGGTAACCTTTGCGATGCCTTGTTATTTGTCGCAACCAGAAAGCTGACATCTAAGTTTGGTTTAGTTATGATCAACTTAGGCACTATGATATGGATAGCTCGTGAGTAAAGAATGTCTATTAGCATCTCGGTGGGCAATAAGATATAGCTACTGGTAATAGCGTGTTTGAACGGAAGATGTTCGTCTGCGGTATACATTGCTGGAAGTAATGCCGCTGCTGGACGCCATTCCAAGAAACGCTTCCTGGAAGGCCAGACTTCTTTCCCAATAGGATGCATGCATTTCTCACATTCTGTATACGATACCTAGTTAATCAGGCAAAACACTCCACGGGATAAATTCATCAGGTCTAGAACCCTGACAGACAGGCAGAGGGGCAAACTGGAGCCCACCCAACCTGCATAAGGGCCCTAATACTTCCACACAACATACAAATAATCTCCGCCGCGGCCCTTGTTGATATCGCCCGAGGCACCGTCAAAGCCCAGCGCCCTGACCACCGAGGAATCCGCCTCATCGTTGCGGCGCAGCAGCCGTACCTCAGTGATTTTGTTGCCGCCGTCGCGCTCCAAGCGCAGATAGCGGTAGTCCCCACCCGCGCCCTTGGCTAGGTCCACGTAGGCTGAGTCCGGGTCTCCTTGGATGATAATTCGAATGTTGGAGACCGCgttggcggcattggagtTGTAGCGTGGCACGAGCCAGACGAAGCTGGTAGTCAAGCCGGTTAGTTTCGTGTAAGAAAGGGAGCCCGAGGGCGGGGGCACTTGCTCTCCTCCAAACCCGGCATTTATGTCGGCATTGGTGCCGTCGACTGTGTGGATGCCATCAGAGGGCTCTGAGCTGGGGTCCTCGCCGTAACGGACCTGTGCGCAAGGTAGGCGTCAGCAATTAATCCTGTGTAGGCACCAAGTAGGATAATGAATCAGGTCAAATGGGCCAAAGAGATAGACGCACATCGATGGACTGGAGGTAGGTCATTCTATTTATCGAAGACTGTGTTCTACAAGATGAGCTGGATGCTTTTGCTTGAATATAAGACGGCGATCAAACTCGTGATAGAGAAGGTTTTTGGTagaagctgctggagaaagagTGTAGACCGGCAAACACGGCCTTTTATGTTCATTCTTGATGAGAGAAATCTGAATATGGTCTGTCAGCTGGAAAGAAGTGCTTACGTCTCTACGCGCTCATACCTCTACTAATTGACATGGGTTGTGCGCTTGCTATCCAGTTAGCAGAGGACAGACTGCATGGTTCTCTAGCGTCTTTGGGCTTGTCCTTGGCGTCAGAACCACGGGTGCCTCAACTCAGCTGGATATCTGAATATAGGAAATCTTGTAAAAGGCATGTTCGCTATGCCTCAATGCACGTTTGGCCAAGCCGAATGCAATTTTATCAAGAGGCAGTGATTGAAGGGACAGTCTTGATCTAAACATCATCACGGAACTTATAGACCCTAAGAATTTAACTAATGCCTATAGTAGCCGCGTGCATGTTTGCTGCTCCTTGTATTATAGGACCCCCCATCATTGGTCAGAAGCTCGGCTGGACTTGCCAAAAACAATAAAAGAATGTAGGGTACAGGGCTGGGCTGTCAGCCTTAGGTCTAAATCGTTAATCATGCAGAGTAGCCGGGCGAGCCTGCGGAAATTTCCCTCAGCTGATGCTGTGCATAATTTAAACCGACTCTTTGCCTTATCATCAGCTTCCACAACAAGCGTCTAGTTCCATTCTCCAGAAGACCACAGCATCGTCGGCCTCTCCGAGCCAGAGTAGGATGGAATCTCGATGAAACCAGTGGGGCTGTGATAGTCTTTGGTATACGTCCCATCAAATAGGGCGCCTTTCTCTAGGGCTAGCTAACGATACACATCGAATAACAGGTCCGTATTACGCCAAAAGAACATAATGTAGAAACTTCCCTCCACGCCGGCTATTAGCATCGCCAAAGTGCTGGCAGACGCGGGTGGGTAAACGCGCTCTATTGGAGTCACACCACAATCTGCGCATCGAGAAACCGACACTACAAGCCCAGATTAGCGGGCTTTCACGACCTGATATCACGCTCGGGCCTTTTGTATATTAAATGTGTCCCAAGTTCACTGTAAATCTGGTGTAATTCGGAGCTAAAGAGGCGGCCTAATGCTCTAATTCACGGAATGAAGTTGAGTGTGGCAGTGGTATGTGATTCTCTGGCTGTGCTGCAATAGGATGCCTCTGACGAAGATTCTTATCATGCCTTAGGTAAGGAATGGGCAGTTCAACTAGGCGACACAGTTGTTTACGTCTTACAGTGACAGGCAAATAGTAGAGGGGATGTAATGCATTGTACTACCAGCATTGTACCGATGCGCTGGCTAGCGTATAATCTGCCTGTCCAGTAGGTTTTGAGTGAATCTGCACTTGCCTAATCCATTGCTGGTAGAGCCAGCACTTTTCCATAAAAGACTGTAAAGGCTGGTCCTTCCTTAACAGCAATTCATCTCTGTTGACCACCTTGCGGTAAACCTTAAGGGCGAGACGCAACCCTTCCAGTCCGACCAGTCCAATTCCATTTTCATATTCTGCAGAGTCGCTGCAAAATGGACACACACAGTCTGCGCTTCTCCAAGGAAGGAACTTTTCAAATCACGGTCTTCTCAGACCTCCACTTCGCAGAGTACGAAAATACCGCTCAGGGCGCTAAGCAAGACTCAAGAACCGCCGGGGTAGTCCGCAAGGTTCTGCAGCATGAAGCCTCTACGCAACTTGTCGTGCTTAACGGCGACTTGATTTCTGGCTACGGCACCACATCAGACAATGCGACGCGGTATTTGGATCAGGTGCTCGCGCCGATCCAAGCGCTTGGCTTGCCGTGGGCCGTCACGTACGGGAACCACGATAACGAGCGCTTTGCTAGGTCGAGGGAACTGCTGGACTATGAGAGCAGGACGTACCCAAATTATAGTCTCACGAGGAATATGGGGCCGCGAGACTTGGAAGCAGGGGTCTCGAATTACTACCTGGAAGTATTTGCAGCCGAGACTTCGCACGTTCCTGAGATGCTTCTATGGTTCTTCGATAGTAGGGGCGGAGCTCAGCCTCATGACTGGGTACATGACTCGGTACGTACGCTATTTAACCTCTTTGTCTCTAATGgctgactgactgactggCTCCTTACCAAAGGTTGTTCAGTGGTTCATAGACACAAATGCCAACCTCACTAACAAGTATAACAAAGCGGTCCCATCGATTGCGTTCTTTCATATCCCCATCACTGCGACGTACGACTTCCAGCTTTACCCCGGTGTCGATACAAGTAGAGAGCCTGGAATCAATGGTGAGAAGGTCTGGTGGCAAGGTCGCGGCTACGACGGTAAAACAGGTCACGATCTGAAATTCATGGCGGCGTTGTCCGCCACAGAAGGAATGCTGGCTACATTTAGTGGGCATGACCATGATAACGACTGGTACGTATCGtgcttctgtctcttcagAGGTAAAACGACTTCTCACTAGTTCAAGGTGCTTCAAGTGGAAGAGTCCGAGTGCCACGTCGAGCAGCGCGGGCCTCAACGTGTGCTATGGCCGCCACACCGGGTACGGCGGGTACGGTGGCCTGGCCCGAGGTGCTAGACAGATTCTTCTAAAGCAAAGTACCATCAAAGACGAAGTGGCGACGTGGATCCGACTGGAGGATGGGCTTGTCCCTGAAAATGTCACACTGAATGCGACTTATGGACAGGATGAATACCATCCTCACCAGCTTCCACAACGAACCGAGCTGAAAAGGAACATAGACATGGTTGAGGATATGAGTCAGGGAATCCAGCTCCATTTACCAACACTATATCTTCTCAGTCTTGTTCTGTTTTGGTGGAAATTCAACTGGTGAAGAGAAAGGCTGCGGATGGCCAACTTAAAAAGTTAGAAAACATACAGCTCCAAGTAGATCTGCCAGGCTAGAAATCAAGATAAGCCACTGGGTATGCTGCACTCAGCCCATAGTGGCTCTAATCCAGGTGCAAGACCAATAGTGACATTCTTACTTTATAAAATTTTTATCGTCCTGTGAACGTTCGACAGCCTGGAGGAGAGCGTAACTAAGTGGTCGAGTCAGCGCTTGGGAAAGGCACAAAACGAATGAACATGAAGCATGGAGTTACAGTCAGCGATACCAGATATGAAGCAAGACTCAGTGGGCTTCATCAACTTCAGGCGGAGCATAATAATCTCGCTGTCGCCAAAGCGACGCTGCGACGGCAAAGACTCGCATGCGCATACAGGTACTTGCTATTCAGCTTGTTTAGATGATTGAACGCTGAATTAGCAACTCATTCAGATATCCAAcaaggacgaggagcatTTCTTTTACCAGAGGTCATTGTTGTCAATCAAAATCGCCAGTCCGGAAATATGATGATGCCAGCCGCACCTGTGTGCCATAACAACCACCCCCTTTGAGTCAGGGCCGTTGACGCAATCACCGGATGACCACTGACCAGCAATGTCGAAGATTATGGGAACTGAACCAAAGAATCAGGCTATTGCTTCCGGCCCGGTCTCCATCAAACTAGGGGGTTGTTAGAGTAGCGCCGTCCGGGCTCGTCCATGCGGTAGCTAAGTCAACCGACAACAATCGATGTAAACTCATTTCCAGGCGAGCCACAGAGAACCGGACCTCTTACAATGTACTACGATACTAGTCCATTCGCCCGGTAGTACGGCCCTTGCAGAGATTTCACGTGAACTAACAAGTGGTAACGGGACGTAAAACAACCCACTCCAACCCGGTGCACGCtcacgacgaggggaaaacagcaccccttactgctctaataactgatctctcaCACTTGGCTCAgtgctcatcccctcctccccatggaggtggatatctccccccAAGGCGGAGCCCGCCCGGCGACTCCGcgcctgggtgaaaactctgaccccccctcaggacctaccaccccgactcccctaccccggaactccctgaagagaagggccttattctcgccgcagaagactcccaatgcAGCTCCTGCCACTATACCTCATATGCCGCAAGCCCCATCAATCTGTGatcaggtcagcatggtagcagatgaccagctaatcctcctcaatgactggaaactagcaatgacctctctggctaaagctctagacctaactgtctcctccctacaAGGTCgtccaagagacctggcacAGggacttgcagccagattcatCACCCTCGCAAAGCAAGACTCCCCGCAGCGGATTCCTCAGATGCCTGCGGTTGCACCCCCACAACCACCCAGgcagatggaacagccaaaTCAACCTCCTACTCCTGAAGTGTCCAAAGAACCCCCAGGCAGGCGAACCTTGCAGCATACAACCTGAGGCATccctaacagctccaagagctggccaggggaactggcaaactattgcccctgAACAGCATATGCAAGCCAAACAAACCACACAataaaagctgaagcagtcaaacaagactgactactatatcttcctccgcctcctggcctcctccagcctccgggCTATCAGACTACATGGCATCtgggtcacccttgctgggagGGTTCCAGATGTGATCACACAGCGTGCAAGTAATATTAACTAGGTATGTAATTactacaacagaacagggAAAGGCTTTCCTACTGTCAGAGAAGGcagcaagcctagctggggatgggtacTTTGAAATTCTAACAGAGTACCATCAGGTTATTATCTCCtggatcccaaaacaactctggtccctggatagaTGGATAGATATAATAATTACAGATATTAGCATAGAAGCAGAGTGTATTACTGGTATTAAGCTACTTATGACCAAGCTCTCAAAATacccagtagagagggactctattaCAGCAggtcatagcctttccaaaaaagctacaacaccccctgcaactctttggcttgtccggcctatcaaggcccacccgccccaagcaaaggcctttgcaatacATGCGATGCTACTGCTTCCATgatacaagggcctgctgCTCTAGTAACTAATAcatctcctgcagatcctTAAAACAGGATCATAACTGCTGTGTacagtgtatcaactgctgcagcccacatgcagcagacttcccaaaatgcccagccagaccccatgTCCAGAAGAATATTATTACCCGCCTCTCAAaggatgctctagctgctatctacaaggctggctggcttgccttccaacaggagcagaacaAAGCTGAAAGTTCTAAATAATAAACAAATATTACCCAAATTACAagccagcctacaagacagctcacccaggagctcttaaaccaaaccctgccctcccctgaactataaaaatactacaagctaatataggaagggggggtGCTGTATAtaacctgctactctcctttgaagcagatattatccttgtccaagaaccttggacaaatacagcaaaatacctaaccaagacctacccacgatatcagctgttcagtcccccgACCCGATGGACTGCTAGGCCCAGAACTCTAACATATATAcaaagggatctcccagcccattccctcctGGAACCTATCTCTCCAGACATTACTATAATCTACAcagcaggccttactattattaATGTCTATCAGCCTCCTAATgacccagttgcccctgctagtgctggctcaacaccctctatACTTTCTATACTTCTAGGATATACTCTGCCAGAGAATACtatcctagcaggagactttaATACCCGGCACCTATTCTGGCAGCTAGATACTAAGTCTCATGCTGTCATACCTGGTACAACAGGactattagactggcttAATGCCCACGAGCTGGAACTTTGCCTcaagccaggcacccccacctgtggaccaaacaccctagaccttgtcttctctaacctaccactaagggccctagtggAAGACCATCTGAAGACTCTAAGTGACCATGTAATAATtagaataatactggaacaggaagagcccctgcctatatacaagcttggCTCTACTAActaggagaaagccagagcacTAGCAAGCCtgcctgacccaaccctactAATTGACCTACTAGCTGAGCAACTGGTCTAGATATCCCAACTTGTAATATAAGGTATAttaagatataatacttgcagactccccaggaccccatggtagactccagaactaacagtCATACTATACtaaacaagacagcaacaaaaccctgactataaacagctctggaaggctattgtacaggcaaaggctgaatactggaagcagcagattaaacaagccacagcacctacaGATGCATTTAAACTTGCTAAGTAGATTagacatccagaccagcttgctgcccctcccctAAATATACAAGGGGCTCAGGTTACTACCCCACAGGGCAAAGCAAACGCCTTCCTTAGTCACCtcctagagaagggggccctgcttccaaatcagatagaagagggaccccctAATAAGCCCCTAGGCCCCCTGCACCTGCCAATAAAAGAGCACTACTAGGCTGCCCTCTGTGCCCTACCCCCCTCTACCCCTGGGGAGGATGGGCTTGCTACTACTGCTtagagggagctctggcctgtcCTAGGAGATATAATCACACAACTATACTacaggtatatagaggaaggctgctttctacTGAGCCTAaagtcagcaaagataataatattaccaaaaccagggaagagggactatacccaactcaatgcctggcagctaattagcctcctctctaccctaggcaaaggcctagagcgcctcctagcacagcagatagctgtaagagtAAATTTAGGCAGATATACTAGCCCCCTGCTACTTTggggccctgccaggatgctctgctattgacctggtccaggttcttgttcatagggtagaggaggccttctaacagggaaaagatgcttcactactcctactagatataAAAGGGGTATTTGATGCTGTAATATActaacagctcctttcttacttatACCTACAAGGATGGTATAAAGacttactccagctacttaaggactggcttactggctgCTTTGTATCTGTtaatatcaaagaaggcactgctACAGCACTAATTAAAGGAGGACTCCCCTAGGGATCCCCTTTATCCctaatactcttcctgctatatatagcaagaatagtctctaccttagagggctccttctACTATGCAGATAATATgggcatattattaactgggaataccctggaagagagcttataATAACTGGTAGGGGCCTataagcaaattactgccctagggacagagacaggcctccctttcttaatagagaaaatagagatataatacttctctagaaagcagcagcagcatctccctatagttactctacctggtatagAGGAGATTATACTAttcctatatatatattggttaggagttcttctggatacaaagcttacttttaaagcctatATTAATTTGGTCTTCAGCTGTGGGAAACAACttgcccagcacctaaagagacttagcaatacccagtATAGCTGcccagtggcctccatgcaggcagcagttatatagtatattctcctaacagctctgtacagtacagaagtcttctatacaggcaaaagacaaaaaggggtagttaactccctgctttctctcttctgcacagcagccctggctattatcccagcctacaagactaCCCCTACTGCAGTActtctccgcgaagcagacctactagacccagaagctctactcaacagcatcctccagagggcagcagtgagatatataagccttgatactaaacaCCTAATTGCCCAAATAGCTGCAGAGACTACCAtgggcaggcccaaaaccaggcttaaaaagatcctacagctcctcctcagccccctgccagagcacgctataatagagctgcctctccctctattATAcatgctcccaacagatAACAAAGACTATAGCCCTGCCctattacagatatcagtatacttGGACAGCTTGcaaactggccaaggggcaGGATTTGGCTATACagtctactttggccctatcctggtaaccaagggacatggccccgcgggccccaggacagaggtctatgatgcagaaattATAGgtgctgtagaaggcctacgcgcagccctgggacaaccatgtaTGGGTTACTCTACacagctagttatcctcctagacaacctagcagcagcctccctgctagcaagctataggcccACTCTGCATAGGCACAGACTGTCAGAGTCCTTTGGCCAGCTTGCTACCCAGTAGTTGGAAGCTCcctcaatcctaaccaggccatggaagccccttcaagtctgctggatcccaggccattccgggattgctgggaacaagctggcagacaagcttgcgaagcttgggtcctctatatacagccctaacatccccccatcccctgcatacctacaACGGGAGACAAAACAGCAGCTtcgtacagagacatatacagcatatgctagtaaggcaccacaagcctacaagaccctggatatcagaccccatacaaaggaaagccgcacccgcgagcacaagcttccccgttgggtacttggccgactcgtcgccgcccgtacaggccacggagactttacggcataccaccagcgcttcaaccactcagactacctggagagctgctcttgtggtaggaccaagaccccagtgcacttcttcttctgcccatacaccagaaagcgctggaaagatagatggagatatataagggACGGCCcatcaaaaacaatagactggctcttaagtacagctgccggggctgaagaattcagccacatcgtgcaagaatcatccttcttcaaggatatatgcccgaactgggcccgccggagcgcttgatagtgcgacagtccacacatctacctggataaagggtccggtccctccccccaatctataggtagtcgaaacgggcatctgccctcgaagacctggccagggcagcgccgggtgcttcttccactcatttccaacatatattgtccatagttgctgcttcaaacctgtatctagctagctcctaggcagttctgtttaggtagcacgtccagatgccccctgggaggccgcagatcacgtgggccccgtgatccgccgagtgacgttaaataataaaaccaaaaCCAAACTCCAACCCGGTGATAACGCTAATGGCTGGGGTAACCAATGCCAAGTCAGCATAAGGCCAAGGTAGCTCAGCTAGAATCAGAGCTGCTGCCCAGTCTAAGGCGAGATTCAAGGAGCTCTCGGGTCGCGGTCTGGTAGTTCAAGTATGCGCCATGTCACGCCAACGAGGACGGCTCTGAAAGGCACTGAAGGGGCCTCACGGAGTGCAGGCTTAGGATCGCTTTCCCGCTTCATCAGTACGGTGTCGGCAACGACAAGGCTTGGACGACTGATGGATTGAGCCCGGAAGGTGTGTTGGATGTAGAGGCTAATTGGCCGGCTCATCAAGACTAATATAACAACATCGCACGGGCGACCTGGAGAGTCTGGAAATCATAAGACGCGTGGAAACATATCAGTGGAATAAGCGAGGGCATAATCTTCCAATTATCGCGCCAATGACGGTTGTGAGTACTGCAGCATGCGATGGATCCGCACAACCTGCTGGACGTCCACCGATGCTGGGAATCTGGCATTGGGGGCCGAGCGATCTGGAACGCCTGCCGCTGTGGGCTTTGTTTACAAGGTATGTAGGGGATATTGCTATTGCAACCTGACCAGCTATTTATGAGTCAGGGGCAATCAATAGGGCGCAAGCCAGCCCTGCTCTTGAGACTCGTCCTCATCGCTCCCTCGCCATCTCTATTCCACACCACCGCCACGCTATGAAACCAACCTCCCCCAATTCCTCTGTCTGTGCACGCCGCACTCACTGTTCTTAGCAAGCTCATCCAGGCGCAGCAACAAGTGCTCGTCGGCGAAGACATTATGGCCCAGCAAGGCAGCAAGGTTCCCAGCAAACAACGATGCCGTCTACGCCGTCGTATCAGAGGAAGACCAGCTTTTCAGGGTTG encodes the following:
- a CDS encoding metallophosphoesterase family protein (transcript_id=CADANIAT00004706) — translated: MDTHSLRFSKEGTFQITVFSDLHFAEYENTAQGAKQDSRTAGVVRKVLQHEASTQLVVLNGDLISGYGTTSDNATRYLDQVLAPIQALGLPWAVTYGNHDNERFARSRELLDYESRTYPNYSLTRNMGPRDLEAGVSNYYLEVFAAETSHVPEMLLWFFDSRGGAQPHDWVHDSVVQWFIDTNANLTNKYNKAVPSIAFFHIPITATYDFQLYPGVDTSREPGINGEKVWWQGRGYDGKTGHDLKFMAALSATEGMLATFSGHDHDNDWCFKWKSPSATSSSAGLNVCYGRHTGYGGYGGLARGARQILLKQSTIKDEVATWIRLEDGLVPENVTLNATYGQDEYHPHQLPQRTELKRNIDMVEDMSQGIQLHLPTLYLLSLVLFWWKFNW
- a CDS encoding uncharacterized protein (transcript_id=CADANIAT00004705); this encodes MTYLQSIDVRYGEDPSSEPSDGIHTVDGTNADINAGFGGDFVWLVPRYNSNAANAVSNIRIIIQGDPDSAYVDLAKGAGGDYRYLRLERDGGNKITEVRLLRRNDEADSSVVRALGFDGASGDINKGRGGDYLYVVWKY
- a CDS encoding ribonuclease H family protein (transcript_id=CADANIAT00004708), coding for MGRPKTRLKKILQLLLSPLPEHAIIELPLPLLYMLPTDNKDYSPALLQISVYLDSLQTGQGAGFGYTVYFGPILVTKGHGPAGPRTEVYDAEIIGAVEGLRAALGQPCMGYSTQLVILLDNLAAASLLASYRPTLHRHRLSESFGQLATQPWKPLQVCWIPGHSGIAGNKLADKLAKLGSSIYSPNIPPSPAYLQRETKQQLRTETYTAYASKAPQAYKTLDIRPHTKESRTREHKLPRWVLGRLVAARTGHGDFTAYHQRFNHSDYLESCSCGRTKTPVHFFFCPYTRKRWKDRWRYIRDGPSKTIDWLLSTAAGAEEFSHIVQESSFFKDICPNWARRSA
- a CDS encoding uncharacterized protein (transcript_id=CADANIAT00004707), producing MYYDTSPFARYAHPLLPMEVDISPQGGARPATPRLGENSDPPSGPTTPTPLPRNSLKRRALFSPQKTPNAAPATIPHMPQAPSICDQVSMVADDQLILLNDWKLAMTSLAKALDLTVSSLQGRPRDLAQGLAARFITLAKQDSPQRIPQMPAVAPPQPPRQMEQPNQPPTPEVSKEPPGRRTLQHTT